In a single window of the Rhopalosiphum padi isolate XX-2018 chromosome 1, ASM2088224v1, whole genome shotgun sequence genome:
- the LOC132925799 gene encoding cyclin-dependent kinase-like 2 encodes MGTVGAGTYGTVMKCFNVINGQVVAMKRLRDSMAGRQGARQRRHCEMMVREIYLLQALNDDHIVSMIEVFRYHGHIHMVFPLMRYNLYKYLELNGGALTIDATKECIYQVLKGLNYIHSQNVVHRDVKPENILLSANGVIKICDFGVSRMFCSDRTLDLSTEIGTVWYQAPEMLMESTKYDATVDIWSVGILFTELINKMPLVTEDTIISQLYGITKILGNENCDLTVLDKYLRKHGFSLNLEASYAPLSQSYTISKTAVALRKVYTWWPTYLMEIVTYCLQFNPNNRKNAAQLLDMKFFTAGTFLLRFNKELKIKLENDNARYQ; translated from the exons ATGGGAACAGTGGGCGCAGGCACTTACGGTACAgttatgaaatgttttaatgtgATAAACGGACAGGTGGTGGCGATGAAAAGGTTGCGTGATTCAATGGCTGGTCGCCAAGGTGCTAGACAACGTCGGCACTGCGAGATGATGGTGCGAGAGATTTATCTATTGCAGGCACTCAATGATGATCATATAGTATCAATGATTGAAGTATTCAGATACCATGGTCACATTCATATGGTGTTTCCGTTGATGCGTTACAACCTTTACAAATATTTGGAGCTAAATGGTGGAGCGTTAACTATAGATGCTACCAAAGAATGTATATATCAA GTATTGAAAGGACTGAACTACATACATAGTCAGAATGTTGTGCACCGAGATGTTAAaccagaaaatattttattgtcagcCAATGGTGTAATCAAGATCTGTGACTTTGGCGTGTCCCGTATGTTTTGTTCAGACCGAACACTAGATCTGAGCACTGAAATAGGCACTGTCTGGTACCAAGCCCCAGAAATGCTGATGGAATCAACAAAATATGATGCTACTGTAGACATTTGGTCAGTTG gtattttgttTACGGAATTGATCAACAAGATGCCTCTTGTCACTGAAGACACAATTATCAGTCAATTATATGGAATTACAAAAATACTGGGTAATGAAAACTGTGACTTGACAGTTTTAGATAAGTATTTACGCAAACACGGTTTTAGCCTTAATTTAGAGGCTAGCTATGCACCGCTGTCTCAATCTTATACAATCTCAAAAACTGCCGTGGCACTTCGAAAAGTGTATACCTGGTGGCCAACATACCTGATGGAAATAGTGACATATTGTCTGCAGTTTAACCCAAATAACCGCAAAAATGCTGCACAATTACTAGACATGAAGTTTTTCACTGCTGGAACATTCTTATTACGCTTTAATAAAGAGCTGAAAATCAAACTGGAAAATGACAATGCAAGATACCAATAA
- the LOC132917956 gene encoding metalloendopeptidase OMA1, mitochondrial-like, with the protein MFCSNAFRRLCVQTRSLHVLPYGKVNRFPYTRHMPFAVHKHRFPPVVYNGSNRLQSCERYFSVSPVNRLPFPPIAAIVLRPVAKFFAMMLGIRIRRWWTKLSAKEKKQFWYNVHRRRKQITAGIASVIGLFLLYCAAHMEFDPMTGKRRLILFTHQQMVELANSIANELLSENQQSVLSTSHPLYKRAMSIAMQVINANKPYDRLQNRTWSLIVVNDPRINAMVLPNGMIIVFSGLLYASNDQQVGVVLSHEIAHCFLDHHAVRLSREQLLEMLWLIPLTVMWAVFPVPEAILGYLFGHYFKSIVMLLPYERDQEIEADKYGLMLAANACIDVRQAPIFWKRMEKLDPNNNDTWWLSTHPSHSKRVKYIEDLVPYALQLRQQNGCPSLDRSYWSRFSLF; encoded by the exons ATGTTTTGCAGCAATGCCTTTAGGAGGCTATGTGTGCAAACGCGCAGCTTGCACGTCCTGCCGTATGGAAAAGTCAATCGATTTCCGTACACCCGTCACATGCCTTTCGCCGTCCATAAGCACCGGTTTCCACCTGTTGTCTACAATGGAAGCAATCGTTTGCAGTCATGTGAAAGATATTTTAG TGTTTCACCTGTTAACCGCCTACCGTTCCCTCCAATAGCAGCAATAGTGTTGCGTCCGGTTGCCAAGTTTTTTGCTATGATGCTAGGAATACGTATACGGCGCTGGTGGACAAAGCTGAGTGCAAAGGAGAAGAAACAGTTCTGGTATAACGTACACAGACGTCGAAAGCAAATAACTGCCGGCATAGCTAGTGTCATTGGTTTGTTTCTTTTATACTGTGCTGCTCACATGGAGTTTGACCCAATGACCGGTAAACGTCGATTAATTCTGTTTACACATCAACAAATGGTAGAGCTGGCGAATTCAATTGCCAATGAACTATTGAGTGAAAACCAACAATCTGTGTTAAGTACATCACATCCCCTTTACAAGCGAGCTATGTCCATAGCAATGCAAGTAATAAATGCCAATAAGCCATATGATCGCTTACAAAATCGAACATGGTCTCTGATAGTTGTCAACGATCCAAGAATTAACGCTATGGTTTTGCCAAATGGCATGATAATAGTCTTCTCTGGGTTACTGTATGCATCTAATGACCAGCAAGTAGGTGTTGTCTTGTCACACGAAATTGCACATTGTTTCCTCGATCATCATGCAGTACGTTTGAGTCGAGAACAATTACTTGAAATGCTTTGGCTTATACCGCTCACTGTAATGTGGGCTGTGTTTCCAGTACCAGAAGCTATTTTAGGTTACTTATTCggtcattattttaaaagtatagtaATGTTGTTGCCCTATGAACGTGACCAGGAAATCGAAGCTGACAAATATGGTTTGATGCTAGCAGCCAATGCGTGTATTGACGTTCGTCAAGCACCAATTTTCTGGAAGAGAATGGAAAAGCTTGATCCGAATAATAATGACACATGGTGGTTGTCCACACATCCATCTCACAGTAAACGAGTCAAATATATTGAAGATCTTGTACCATACGCGTTACAATTAAGGCAACAAAATGGATGTCCGTCCTTGGATAGAAGTTACTGGTCAAGATTCTCattgttttaa
- the LOC132917946 gene encoding GDP-fucose protein O-fucosyltransferase 2: protein MHLDTARWCLLVLWATVQFQCLLCADDNSLLDEGETLAGHSVLNTLPRYILYDVNKPEGFNLRRDVFIRMASFIHHMNKVSDYHWILVLPPWHRLYHWRSSNLVQDCLPWSLFFNVDSIKQIIPVVELHEFFQMNGLRPLDAQVTLQDFNLKSFEQYPDFSDKWEIANCKGQVQKEFWNLKNLTFTKSLCISFQGISTLLADIVQELQPRTIIFDHAELALHNYYGGQEYWMIRKSMQFSNNLHEIAKEFKKKNLKQSYLCAHLRRRDFLYGHPSDVPSINNTARQIKEKLSLLNNIKTVYIATDTSKKEFEELYNYLQPYEVYKFEADEKILKNYLDGGVAIIDQIICSQANYFIGTSKSTFSFRIQEEREILGLPLETTFNSFCGDNVVECTQPTKWRLVE from the exons ATGCATCTGGACACTGCGCGTTGGTGCTTGTTGGTCTTGTGGGCTACCGTTCAATTCCAGTGTTTATTGTGCGCCGATGACAATAGTCTGTTGGACGAAGGTGAAACATTGGCCGGCCATTCTGTACTCAACACGTTGCCTCG atatattttatatgatgtcAACAAGCCTGAAGGATTTAATTTACGCCGTGATGTGTTCATACGTATGGCATCTTTTATACACCATATGAATAAAGTGTCAGATTATCATTGGATtttg gtgtTGCCACCATGGCATCGTTTGTATCATTGGAGATCATCAAATCTTGTGCAAGACTGTCTTCCCtggagtttattttttaatgtggaTTCCATCAAACAAATTATTCCAGTTGTTGAATTACATGAATTTTTTCAAa TGAATGGATTAAGACCTTTGGATGCCCAAGTTACATTACAAGATTTTAATTTGAAGTCGTTTGAACAATATCCAGACTTTTCAGACAAATGGGAAATAGCCAATTGCAAAGGCCAAGTTCAAAAAGAATTTTGGAATTTAAAGAACCTAACATTTACCAaatcattatgtatatcattCCAAGGAATTTCCACTCTATTAGCTGACATCGTTCAGGAGTTACAACCAAG aacAATTATATTTGACCATGCGGAATTAGCATTGCACAACTATTATGGTGGACAAGAGTATTGGATGATTAGGAAAAGTATGCAATTTAGTAATAACCTACATGAAATTGCTAAGgagtttaagaaaaaaaatttaaaacaaagttACTTGTGTGCACATTTGCGTCGCAGAGATTTTTTATATGGTCATCCTAGTGATGTACCCAGTATTAATAATACAGCTAGACAGATAAAAGAGAAATTaagtttattgaataatattaaaacagtttaTATAGCAACTGACACTTCAAAGAAag aatttgaagaactttataattatttgcaaCCTTATGAAGTGTATAAATTCGAAGCTGATGAGAAAatcttgaaaaattatttggatGGTGGGGTAGCAATAATTGATCAAATAATATGTTCTCAagcaaa CTATTTTATTGGAACATCAAAATCTACGTTTTCATTCCGAATTCAAGAGGAGAGAGAAATTCTTGGATTGCCATTAGAAACTACATTCAATAGCTTTTGTGGAGACAATGTTGTTGAGTGTACACAACCTACAAAGTGGAGACTTGTTGAATAA
- the LOC132932029 gene encoding glycerol kinase 2-like — protein MKQIEAIAVLSVESDQVRFTVISNRDGSEVVTSAETFPLLTVEPGGRKAERNDTNAHQSAEVDDDRPHSPSADSANCQRVSCSEAKEPPIGSGHVEQDANVVWDAVLRVIADAVDTMCRDGTPVTYIKSVAIANEMATLVAWNAVTGKAVHNLVHWSDARMADGGTAAAAEWLLQRSAAVKCTADSCRFGTLDAWLTWKLTAGETYQTDVTNASYTGLLNLATLCWDRDAMRSRGLTAASWPALRRPDKRSTAVIVVGRLYGLSVHVTMARPGAALYAQACYRRGQVAVTLTDRTVVALGAHDRGPPRRQPARGPRPVVGYCEPNMADRKRPKIVYGLLAVSRATDVVHWLKNMGLAKSWDECMNAYASGGAAAKTGRKAYMVPAFGGLPSAPYGRPDARPVVCGIGDRTGRAHLIDAAVDSICHSTNDIVRCVVAGSASTLAVPVHVDGPCSELDGLMRRLADVSGHGLAVNRPDMAVTGAARMAAAALNIEYADRHETVHYVPTSTAEQRSAWDGQWAKAVRRSYGWVAVDGRELSDWYATASADQRPGRLGVSQLTNMLRRVGYWYSMKVYDLLYTVRSYFTPNTHPHRDAIADGSSATNNTVCESA, from the coding sequence atgaagcaaATAGAAGCCATAGCAGTACTGTCCGTCGAGTCGGACCAAGTTCGGTTCACGGTAATATCGAACAGGGACGGTAGCGAAGTGGTCACGTCGGCGGAGACGTTTCCGTTATTAACCGTAGAGCCGGGCGGCCGGAAAGCCGAGAGAAATGATACGAACGCACATCAGTCGGCCGAGGTAGACGACGATCGGCCGCACTCGCCGTCCGCCGACTCGGCAAACTGTCAGCGGGTGAGCTGTTCGGAGGCGAAGGAGCCGCCGATCGGCTCGGGCCACGTGGAACAAGACGCGAACGTCGTATGGGACGCGGTGCTGCGGGTGATCGCCGACGCGGTGGACACGATGTGTCGGGACGGCACGCCGGTCACGTACATCAAATCGGTGGCGATCGCCAACGAGATGGCCACGCTGGTGGCGTGGAACGCGGTCACCGGCAAGGCGGTGCATAACCTCGTCCACTGGTCGGACGCCCGGATGGCCGACGGCGGGACGGCCGCGGCCGCCGAATGGCTGCTCCAGCGGTCGGCGGCCGTGAAGTGCACAGCGGACAGCTGCCGGTTCGGTACGCTGGACGCGTGGCTGACGTGGAAGCTGACGGCCGGCGAGACGTACCAGACGGACGTGACGAACGCGTCGTACACCGGACTGCTGAACTTGGCCACGCTGTGCTGGGACCGGGACGCCATGCGGTCCCGCGGTCTGACGGCCGCCTCTTGGCCGGCGCTCCGGCGGCCGGACAAGCGGTCGACCGCGGTGATCGTGGTGGGCCGTCTGTACGGGCTGTCCGTGCACGTGACGATGGCCCGTCCTGGCGCCGCGCTATACGCGCAGGCGTGTTACCGCCGCGGACAGGTGGCCGTCACGTTGACCGACCGGACGGTAGTCGCGCTGGGCGCGCACGACCGCGGCCCGCCCCGTCGACAACCGGCCCGGGGCCCGAGACCCGTGGTCGGCTACTGCGAACCGAACATGGCCGACCGGAAACGTCCGAAAATCGTGTACGGACTGTTGGCCGTGTCCAGGGCCACCGATGTCGTCCACTGGCTGAAGAACATGGGACTGGCCAAGTCGTGGGACGAGTGTATGAACGCCTACGCTTCGGGGGGCGCGGCCGCAAAGACCGGCCGCAAGGCGTACATGGTGCCGGCGTTCGGTGGCCTGCCGTCGGCGCCGTACGGGCGGCCGGACGCGCGTCCTGTGGTGTGCGGCATCGGCGACCGCACGGGACGCGCGCACTTGATCGACGCGGCCGTCGACTCGATCTGCCACAGCACCAACGACATTGTCCGGTGCGTGGTCGCCGGTTCGGCGTCCACACTCGCGGTACCCGTGCACGTGGACGGTCCGTGCTCGGAGTTGGACGGCCTGATGCGGCGGCTGGCAGACGTGTCCGGCCACGGACTGGCGGTAAACCGGCCGGACATGGCTGTCACCGGCGCGGCCCGGATGGCGGCGGCCGCGCTGAACATCGAGTACGCGGACCGGCACGAAACCGTCCACTACGTGCCGACGTCCACGGCCGAACAGCGGTCGGCGTGGGACGGTCAATGGGCGAAGGCGGTGCGCAGGAGTTACGGCTGGGTGGCCGTGGACGGCCGCGAGTTGAGCGACTGGTACGCGACGGCGTCCGCCGACCAACGGCCGGGCCGCTTAGGCGTATCGCAATTGACCAACATGCTTCGCCGGGTCGGTTACTGGTACAGCATGAAAGTGTACGATCTGCTCTACACCGTGCGCAGCTATTTTACGCCTAACACTCATCCGCACCGCGACGCGATCGCCGACGGTTCGTCCGCCACCAACAACACCGTGTGCGAATCCGCGTGA